The Salvia miltiorrhiza cultivar Shanhuang (shh) chromosome 1, IMPLAD_Smil_shh, whole genome shotgun sequence genome has a window encoding:
- the LOC130990718 gene encoding jasmonate ZIM domain-containing protein 1-like isoform X2 yields the protein MWSTKNSSHGQGKGKALEISNFAQTCNLLSRYMKEKGTLRDLNLEIGGKVESLEALVKPGSSLVAPTPASSDLAINSGKSAHTALENPVDDASNKASTSKDGRSKDPKSAQLTIFYSGKVLVFDDFPADKVREVVHVAKKSSSKMSYGITSSGAVPERPNPVASTSGPREGLPPRPQGKQPVGISSNTCKERMSGSTNEAGPSSSEAREELSPTTSEGSGSDLPIARRSSLHRFLEKRKDRAAVRGPYHNQDHIAPIFKGSRDVSGDPVQWLQVCTDLENLKSTMGSFAVHLELALVGFASSLHRPLGF from the exons ATGTGGAGTACGAAGAACTCATCCCATGGCCAGGGGAAAGGGAAAGCGCTCGAGATATCGAATTTCGCCCAAACCTGCAATCTTCTCAGTCGGTACATGAAGGAGAAGGGCACGCTTCGAGATTTGAATCTCGAAATCGGTGGAAAAGTTGAAAGCCTCGAAGCTCTAG TGAAGCCTGGATCATCTCTTGTTGCGCCGACACCTGCGAGCTCCGATTTAGCGATAAACAGTGGGAAATCGGCGCATACGGCGTTGGAAAATCCGGTGGATGATGCTTCCAATAAAGCTAGCACAag CAAAGATGGAAGAAGCAAAGATCCCAAGAGCGCGCAATTGACCATTTTTTACTCCGGGAAAGTGTTGGTTTTCGACGATTTTCCGGCGGATAAGGTTCGAGAAGTCGTGCACGTAGCGAAAAAGAGCAGTTCGAAAATGTCTTACGGCATCACATCGAGCGGGGCCGTTCCGGAGAGACCGAACCCTGTGGCCTCGACGTCGGGTCCTCGAGAAGGGCTGCCGCCACGGCCTCAAGGTAAGCAGCCCGTTggcatttcgtcgaacacctGCAAGGAGAGGATGAGTGGTAGCACAAATGAAGCTGGGCCGTCGAGTTCGGAAGCTCGAGAAGAGCTCTCACCTACTACTTCTGAGGGTAGTGGATCAG ATTTGCCAATTGCAAGGAGATCATCGCTTCATAGGTTTCTTGAGAAGAGGAAAGATAG AGCTGCTGTCAGAGGGCCATACCATAATCAAGATCATATTGCCCCAATCTTCAAGG GTTCGCGCGATGTCTCCGGTGATCCCGTTCAATGGCTCCAAGTCTGCACCGACCTCGAGAACCTCAAGTCGACGATGGGTTCATTTGCTGTTCATTTGGAACTAGCCCTTGTCGGATTTGCTTCAAGTCTGCACCGACCTCTAGGGTTTTAG
- the LOC130990718 gene encoding jasmonate ZIM domain-containing protein 1-like isoform X1, with protein MWSTKNSSHGQGKGKALEISNFAQTCNLLSRYMKEKGTLRDLNLEIGGKVESLEALAGKISFFPLISVKPGSSLVAPTPASSDLAINSGKSAHTALENPVDDASNKASTSKDGRSKDPKSAQLTIFYSGKVLVFDDFPADKVREVVHVAKKSSSKMSYGITSSGAVPERPNPVASTSGPREGLPPRPQGKQPVGISSNTCKERMSGSTNEAGPSSSEAREELSPTTSEGSGSDLPIARRSSLHRFLEKRKDRAAVRGPYHNQDHIAPIFKGDEPIDLNNFPSQKD; from the exons ATGTGGAGTACGAAGAACTCATCCCATGGCCAGGGGAAAGGGAAAGCGCTCGAGATATCGAATTTCGCCCAAACCTGCAATCTTCTCAGTCGGTACATGAAGGAGAAGGGCACGCTTCGAGATTTGAATCTCGAAATCGGTGGAAAAGTTGAAAGCCTCGAAGCTCTAG CTGGTAAAATCAGTTTTTTCCCTTTAATTTCAGTGAAGCCTGGATCATCTCTTGTTGCGCCGACACCTGCGAGCTCCGATTTAGCGATAAACAGTGGGAAATCGGCGCATACGGCGTTGGAAAATCCGGTGGATGATGCTTCCAATAAAGCTAGCACAag CAAAGATGGAAGAAGCAAAGATCCCAAGAGCGCGCAATTGACCATTTTTTACTCCGGGAAAGTGTTGGTTTTCGACGATTTTCCGGCGGATAAGGTTCGAGAAGTCGTGCACGTAGCGAAAAAGAGCAGTTCGAAAATGTCTTACGGCATCACATCGAGCGGGGCCGTTCCGGAGAGACCGAACCCTGTGGCCTCGACGTCGGGTCCTCGAGAAGGGCTGCCGCCACGGCCTCAAGGTAAGCAGCCCGTTggcatttcgtcgaacacctGCAAGGAGAGGATGAGTGGTAGCACAAATGAAGCTGGGCCGTCGAGTTCGGAAGCTCGAGAAGAGCTCTCACCTACTACTTCTGAGGGTAGTGGATCAG ATTTGCCAATTGCAAGGAGATCATCGCTTCATAGGTTTCTTGAGAAGAGGAAAGATAG AGCTGCTGTCAGAGGGCCATACCATAATCAAGATCATATTGCCCCAATCTTCAAGGGTGATGAACCGATTGACCTAAACAACTTCCCTTCTCAAAAAGATTAG